A window of Scophthalmus maximus strain ysfricsl-2021 chromosome 4, ASM2237912v1, whole genome shotgun sequence genomic DNA:
GCCCTCCGCTCGTCcggtgcacaaacacaaacataagtAGCGCACACGGCCGCAGCGCCGGGCCGGTGTGCGAGCAGCCGCCTGTCAACGGGCAGGCGCACACTTGGGTTTTCTTTTACCTTTGTGTACAGCTCGGACGCTGCCATGACGGGGCCGCTGGCTGCGTCCTCTCTCCGACGGGGGCTAACGCTCCGGCAGGTCCCCGCACGGGTCGGCACGGGACTCGGCGCCTGTGCTCATGGAGCGGGGCGGGCGGGAGAAATCCTTTGTCGCTGCGGGGCCTCAGTGGGAAGATGCGTCTCCTCTCGCCATGATAACCCCAAACGCTGCTTCAagaaggctgctgctgctgctgctgctgctgctgaggtttCGGCGTCTCACTTTGCATTGTGGGTACGATGGATGAAGTGATTCAGCCGAACACaaggggctgctgctgctgctgctgctgctgctgcccgggAAACTGCGACCCCTGGTGGTCGAGAGGCCGCattacaccaccaccaacaacaacaacaacaacaaaagattcGTCTTCCTACGCCAAACGATGTAgttcttgaaaataaaaaagcgaTTATAAAAAAACTTAATaccatgtgtttttctcttttctttagcAGCATGAGCTCAATATGAACCGCACAGtgtaaaatatactgtatttcatgttgttttcttccagtTAGCGAGCACCGCTGCAATCTCCACCCTCGCTTTAATAAACAAAGCTTTTCATAGTGTAGACTGCGAGGGCCCTCTGCTGTGGGCCCTCGCAGTCTACACTAtgagtttgtttgatttaattcgGTTttgataagataaaaaaaactaaacaatattCTATAAAAGTTTGTGCATTTTGCAGTTGTAACTAACACGTTCATgtacattcacattcacatggaATTTGTCCTCTATtctgtagaaaaataaataattaatttccctttttttttaccatttaatGTGGCAAACATGTGGAATGGGTATAATCCAACTTCAATGTCTGTGCAAATGGCTCCATTGTGATACTcaaagttgattttttttgttttgttttactgagCCTGTCAAGGTGTTCAACAgtgatttttgtctttatttatttttgctttcttCCAGGCCTTCCGATTAATTCCTGTTTCCTGAGATGAATGAATGTGCTATGTGATctaaaatcttaatttttatcaatttaacatgaaataaataattgatcCCAAAAAAAGTAtcattatttaatgttttactttgtcataaaaaataattttaatcaGTCGTTTAAAAATCTAAGTGTCATTGGACTTTACTAAGTGGACACTGGACTTTACTACATTAATAATGGCTCAAAATGGTAAATTTACCACCAAATGGAATTAATAATcaacatgtttgaaatgtttgtacTCAACGACTAACAGGGACTTTTCATCTTAAAACACCTAAACTATGTCAACATAACACGCACGACAcggaaattaaacatttgtgcaaaactattttatttacaaaacaaaatggcattAAGTGACAGCAGGGCAGCCACGTACATGCACAGCTCAGACGGATGTAGTGCCAGCTTAGATTGACCACATCACAGGTAAACTTCATCCAGTCAGCGAGGACCCTGGAAAAGCACTACACAGGGCCGAGGACaactttttaaagataaaactaCTTTCACTTATGAGTATAGATTGTTTGCCCCCAAATCTGAACACAATTCATTAGACTCTTTGTTCCCAGTGCCAAAAGATGCTCCCAGTACATTtattaacagatttttttcttctcacgcAGCACAAAGACTGGTCCCTACTAACAGGAGTTGAGCTTTCACGTCCCGTGTTCTATGCTACCCTCTACAAGAACTGCAACGAGTCCTTCACAACAACTTGAAACTATAAACTTTGACCCAAGGAAAGGACTGTCGACCTCTCAGGCTGAAATGTCTGGCACAACACGAATACAGTGCAACTTTCAACATTGCACTTCAGACTGAAGCCGACAAcaacttcctctcctctttctcgcTTCAAAGAAATTATTAGTTTCAAGATGTTTTGAACAAACCTTATTTCTGCCACCCAGAGATTTCATGTTGCACCCGAGCTTTCCGGCATGGTTACATGTCCTTTCAGGGCATCTTCATGAGTTTGATTGAAGCCCATTGAAGTCTGCCTTGAGCGAGCCCTGCATCACACATGCAGTTGCTTATGACACTCTGGCCTTCAGTGTGCCGTCTTTTAGTATCGCTCCCCCCTCTTGTTTCACAATCAACGTATTAACAAAACTGAGCTTGGCCTCTGGATTACTATACTCAGTCAATCACTCAAGCATATTCATAGCATAATTTAGAGTTAGGACATACAGTGAATAATACAAATCTGACATTTAACTTTCTAAAAGGCTGACGTctgccacacgcacacacgcacacacaatggaATCCTGATGTCTATGCCAAAAGCCCtccaaaccacacaaaaaatagCTTTTGCTTGTTGCGTTTCTCTTCGACCAGTTTACACTGTGGTATCGATCGTCCATCCTTTGTACAGAAGAGTCACAGTCCGCTTGTCACAATCACACATGGATGTCCTGTCTTTCAGTGTATCATACATGgaagtaatgaaaaaataaaagaaggacAATGGAGAGCTAAGAGGACGATGGCAGAAGGGCAGTCAGTTAGAGACGAAAACATACAGGAGGTAGAGACAGGGACAAGTGggaaaactgaaatgaacagGATTTGAAAGTATCAGCTAGCCAGTTCACTGTGTGATAGGTGTGGGATCTTGtcgaggagaggggggggtgggggcagacAGGTGGAACtgtgggaggggtggggggtgggagagGTAATGTTACAGCTCTGAGGCTTGAGTGGAGAGGCTTAGGGCTGGGAGGTGCTGCAGGAGATATCAAGGCTGCGTGTGCATCAGCCTGCCAGTTTACTGGCCACCAGGGAGGGTTTCCTTTGGGGCAGGTCCTGGGGGGTGGGGATGTGGTCCCCTGTGATCTCCTCGGTCTTCTCTGGTGCAGCTGTTGGCAACTGTTTGTTCTTTATCTTGGCTTTAGCCATGTTGTAGTCGCCCGAGTCAAAATACTTTTGCTGTAGAGAGACATAAAACTTAATCTTAAAACTGaactgtaaaaaatgtattcttattATTCAAAGTGTgaataatgcaaaaaagaataaagtaaatatatacAATGCTATTAATGTCAAAAAATCAAATAACATTGAGAAATTAACTGTATCTTCAGTATGCAGTATTGCCAATATATTAGGCAATTATTTTATGagtggtttttgttttggtccttGTTTCGTTAATATCATACACACTAAAGGACAGGCAGGTGACGGGATACACAATGGTCTGTCAGCAAGTTAACAAagatctgaaaacaaaaacaaaaactgagtttgctaattatttaaattaaaaaaattaaggaaaCACATTCATCGTTTATTACTGAAGGatacagaaaatacattttggtgaGAATGACTGAATGTAAACGTAACATCTGTTTACAAGAAAACTCTATGGGCactttaaagccacagtgtttAAGCCTGTTTGCCAAGATAAACATATTTAGAgttagggatgcaccgatacctcttttttttagaccaagtacaagtacttaCATTTAGCTACTAGCCGATACCGAGTACCATTATGAGTACTTGCCCCTGCTTGAAAGAAGAAATATCCCTTTGGAATTTGTGGAGTCGCTGCTTCCATGTACTGTATAGTTTGTGCTGGTAGCAACATTATGCTCAGTCAGTGCCATTGCTGACATTGCTCCTCCTGTGCTTCATGCCGCCTACCTGCTCCACTGTCCAGAGGACGCTATGTTGCCGTAGTGGTATCTGATACTGTAGTATCGGAGCAGTTTTATGAGTACAAGTATTGAAAATTGCCCATTTTCACTGGCAAGCAAAGCAAGCAGGGGGTTTCACAAAGCCATAAAACAGAGTGTAATTCAACCATCAAGTGATACTTGGTATTTTTACTTATGGTTTATATGAGGCATATCTATCTCAAACACTGCCACCATGAAGGTTATAACAGTATGGCtttgttgaaacatttttgacTGCGACAAGTATTTCTAAAAATTGATTCTACTCCTGTGATATGCTTTAAAATGGTCTGACAAGTGGACCAGGAGTTATCAAGCAGCATTAACTTAGAACTGCCCGATAACCCGACGACGGAGTGTGGTGGCACGAAACAAAAACGTCAGTGTCCTCAGGTGAAGCCGGACTgttcagcagacaaacacaacagacaactCACCCCCTTTTGGAGGCGTTTGCGCAGCAGATCAGAGCCTCCGGGCTTATGTCCTAAATTTGGGTATCTGGCCTTCAGTTTGGCCTCCTCTGCCTTCTCGGGACTGATCAGCTTGTCCTGGACCTCCTGAGAACAAGCAGAAGCATGAGGCTTTGagataaaatgaagaaaaagaaacggtTACTGTACAACAACAGGGCACATTCACCAGGTGCCTCCAGGGTCCCTGTGAAATATCTGATCAGCTGACGGCACTGCAGTGAACACATAACCTGATGGTCCACAGAAGGCCTTTGAAAAACGTATGCGTGCGTTTGCTAAAACCCAATGAGTCTAAACAAAACATGTGCAACGATGTTTAACTGCCCACATTTAAAACGGCGACTCAAATCAGCATCAGCAAGGGTTCAGATGACCGCTTGGTTGTGAGGGTCCACTGGGCTCGGCGGTCTGCTGGGGTTTAACAGTGACCAAAGAATTTGCTGCTAAAATGTTATCGTGGACGTCACCAGGAGCTGGGGGTTGCGTGGCCGTGGAGCACGGGGAAACAAAACTGCGGTGACCACATGGCGCCGGGGGTCGTCCTGCGGCAACAAGCCTTGAAGCCAGAGCGCAGATATGTGTTGGCttgagctaacgttagcagcggagctaacgttagcagcgGAGCTAACCGTTGcgccagtgtgtgtgaatgtcatgACAGCTAGCCCGagctgctaacgttagccgctGGCGCCGCTGACATTCACGACAACCGTCCGGACACATTCGCTCTGTTTGCATCCCACGGACGTCTGTCCGGCTGGCCGCTAACGCGATATGGTTACACGGGTTGAGAAGTGGCCAGGGCTCGGTGGCTGGCTTTGGtttaatatggaaaaaaaaattaaataaaaaaaaataaaaagaaatgacgAGCGCGGGGCGAAGAAGCTAACGCTAAGTAACGTTAGCCCCGACAACGTCAACGGCGCCGCCGCTGCTCAACGCCGCGCAGTTACCTTGTCGTCCACCGAAGTCTCCTCGGCCGTGTGCGTTTCTTCGTTGTCCCCCgacattttttcaattaatcgCGATCTCAGACCGGAGAACTGCTCACTAGGCGGACGAGTGCTCCACTAACCCCCGGCTCTGCCTTCCCGCACCCATACAACTGCCGCCGAGCGCCCGCTGCTCCCGCACAAGAAGTACTACGTCACATGCGGAGTCACCGAGCGCGCTCACGTTCGGACACTCTTGCTCTGtgagtgcgcgcgcgcgcgcacacgctgGGATCTGATTGACGTTGCGTAATGTGCTGATCAGCTGTGAGACCCCTTGTGCTGCAACACGAATCCAGGTTTCAGTCTAATAATCCTCAAATCTGGAGGATGATGAAACCTGCACAGATTAGCAAAGGCCCAGGTCATATttcttacttgttttttttccatataaacACGTTTGAGTGTTTGAGGCAGAGACTGAGCACTAGGCCTATTCTTTGCTTTCATTAATGTGCTTTATAGCCACTGGATGACTAAGCAGCAATGCAGTTGGTGTGACATAGACACTTTAACACCAGAGCCACAGGCTGTCAgcatgcagaaaaaataaatgatgtataCAATCACAACCACAAATGGGAAAACCAGACAGCAAATCAtaaaacacaacgacaaatcaaaaaagacaaaaaataacagtttattttcttgtttgattTGCCATTGTGCTTTTTGATTTGCCCCAGTGTTTTATTTCCCGTTGCAATTTAGTTTTTTCGATTTGCTCTTTTCCCATTTGTCATAGTTATTTggacttcagggccaccgtagcaGAGACCACCAAGTCCAATGACCACCACCACCTACTGCTGTTAAATACTGTGGGTTGCTGTGTGGTTGTATTTTCCAGGTGTTACAGCATGAATGGTTATTACTGTGAAACAGAACATTAGCTGTTACTTCACCACCCAGTGATAAGAGCATGAAAGTTATCTTGCTTATGGTTGTGGATAATTTTGGTGGATGCAGTTTTGGCTaatattttttctcatgttCTTATATGTTCAGCATCTACCAGTCTATGGATGTGTGGTTAATGAGGAAGTTCCCTCAGCTTTGATAAGGATTTGACAATGTTCTATacgtttgtttttcatttaaaatttgcCTGTGGATAAACTATTGTGTTACACCTAGACAAAATTGTTATGAGACCAATATTTTAGTATATCTTGTTTTAGTTTCTAAGGTTTATCGTGCCCAACACACTTGCAAGACAGATTGAAACATTTGTGACTGAGACTGACCAGAAAACCTCCTGTTATTGCTTTTaagtgtagattttttttaaatggctttttCCTTATTCAGTTGCATGGTCCATTTCCTCTTGTAATTTAAACTATTTGATTTATACAATTGTTGACATAATGGACATGTAATGCTTTATGATGTCTCTATAGAGCACACTGCTACAATTGTATAAAAACAAACCTACCTAATAGGTCTGATTAACTGTGATGGCTCTCGTGTATCTACAGTGGTGTTTCACAAGACCATTATATACGTAGTCAAGGCCTAGTGGCCAGTGCTTTGATCAGCAGAAAAGCAGCTGTCACATCCCAACCATTATTCCCACCACGTGCGACGAGTGTGGGTATTAACTTTGTCACGATTCCTCATTTGCACTTTTCTCACCAGCTTTGAAATGGTGCAGATTATTATTTGCACAAAGCAGGTGTGATATTTGGATGCTTCATTTCTGAACAGAGGtccttgtgttttattgttccacccaaccccaccccactCTCCCCAACCCTTTGTGTGACAACTGTGTTTGGAGATGAAGTGACACGgttggaaaattaaaaacagacagaagatTTCAAGTTTGCTTTAgaagatatatagatatattttttcagatttgaatATTAATGTCAAAAATACATACTATGATATACAGTTTGCACTACATCATCTTAGCATGACAAACGTCACAAGTAGtaactgaaatattaatttaaatattaaataaaactgaTGATAAGTAAACTGAAAGTGAATGTGTAAACACTAAACTAAGGTTACGTCTTTCTATTGCAACACTTCCGATAAAGTGGTTCTGTAACAGTACAAAAGTATTAGAATATTactattttctgtttcattttccagttatgagagaaaaaaaatccacagtgcATTTCTGATGTTCTGCTGTGATGCTTCCGTTTGAATCGAGCTTGATTGCTTGTTTGACTTCTTTAGTGGTCCATGGTATGCATGTTTCTTTTCGACAAGGGGATGATGTTGCAGCACGGTCTGCCAACGCGGTACACGCTCTTCCTTATGCACTCCCCACGCTCCGAGCTCTGAATCACAGGGTCAAAGCTGAGTTCACCTTCAGTTAAAATCGAGCTAATCTTCAAGGACTCATAACAAACTCTTTTACCATAAACAGGGCCTCGTATTGCATTCATGAAGAAATCAAACACTTATTCTTTGTATCGAAATAAAGTCAAATTAGCATTTTGATTTGAGTAAACAGGAGCAAAGTAGCCTGAACCTTTTGGAGAACATTTTAAGAGTCTAACTGCTTCTGTAGACAATCACTGGTCTCTACTCTCCAGTCAGACGGTGGAGGGGATGcaaacaacagcaggaaaaggaATCAGCTATCAAATCTGGTAAGGCCCTGTTAACACGGAGAACAGATTCTGAAGTAAAATTATAACCTTTGACCCAACCTCTACCTCTCTAATCAGATGTTAAACCTTGTACAATGTTGGATCAGTCCTCTTGGCTCCTAGCCTCCCTTTGTCAGTTCTGGGTGATAGAGGAGAGGTTATTTAAGATTTCCGGAGCAGGGGAGGCAAGTCTGGTTGGCTGCTGTCCATAAACCTCTTTTCAAATACAAGCCACAGCCCAACAGGCTGAGTAAGAGTATCGCTGGCATCGAGGTGTGATTGAAGCTTCAGTAGTGGCCTGCCCggcggaggaaggagggaaggagtcAGGCCTCAGCAGCGGGGAGAGAACGGTGGGTCAATGGGGGACTCTGTGAAGGATTTGAGCTCGTAGGCAGCACCGCTGTCTACCTCCATGGACTTCCTGGAAAACAGCAGACGGATGTCCCTATGGAGGTAGATCTTCCCAGACTTCGAGCTCTGGAACCTGTTTGGGATGGGAGAGGCAGACGACAAGACAGAGAAGCTGAATGAGGAGGAAAATCTTCGTTGCTGCTGGATAGGACAGAGACAAAATGACAGCCATCTGACCTCAGGTGAACAAGGTAGCGCAAGGTGCGGCCCTGGCCCAGGCTGAGGGACTTCCTGCTGGTCTGATTGTTTGTGTCACGGCGGACAGGGACAGAGAAGGTTCTCTGGCGTAAGAAGGTCTGGTGTCCAGCTGGCATGGCTCGTAGGTCGTACATCACAACGAACATCTTAACCACCGTCTTGTTAGGGTTGAATAAGGTCTGAGTGGTACAACCAGAGAGCACAGCTTGATTTAGATCAGATTTAAATAACTTCACAGAAGGAACAGCAACCTCACAAGCTGTGAAagactgtacatactgtacatatcatCCCCATATTGcaattaaataatataaaagaaaataaatgttatatttataaatataatgaccacaaatacatatttaaaaaaggcgTTGAATTGGTGTACTATAATAAGTCTACCTCTACAACCACTAGGGgtctccctttctttctgtcactgtttaatctgctctttgttttcagccaccatgacacaaacactttgtgTTTCTATATTAATTTCCTCACCACTTGAATGGTTCCCGATGGAGGGACACGGTAGCCCCGTTTCCCCAGGGACTCCAGGTTTATTACACCCTGTGAGATAACATGAGAACATCaagtcacaaacacacgcggGAGCTCAAACAAATAGGGGCAGTTGCAGATGCAGCTTTCAGCCCAAGGCCCAGTCATgcacaatagaaaaaaataggaatTGAGTATTGATTGACTGCAAAAGGTCTTCACACCATATATGGTGAGGGAGCGTTGTCATCAGAGACACTGTAGAATGTCACATCCACAGGTAAGGTGAGGTGACTGGGGCAGAAGGACCCGCTGGCTCCGACCTCTGCGGCGAAACCCTCCACTGTCCCCAAAGGCTCTAGGCGGTAGTTCAGCACACACTCCTGGAGAAGCACAGTTCAATTAagcacattcattatttttatttttcaccactATGGTTTTCAATTCGACTTGACAGGTCAGGCCAATCACAACCATTTATTTAAATGGGGGCAAGTTTGATATGATTACTGACAGAGGAGCTCTGCTAAAGGGTCTCTGTTAACAACCTCTTTTACTTATTGTTGTCTTCCTGGctgatttttctttctattcatCTCTCCTATTTCAGCAGTGTAGCACCTCTCctcatctgttgtttttaaactggCTTTACGATTAAATTGACCTGACTTGACAAGATGGATGCCGCCAACGTGAAGAGGTCTGTTAAAATATGTGATTAcaactgcattaaaaaaaacaacaattaactGCCAAATTCTTActataaaaacagcaacactcaATCACAGACATATGGATGTAACATTGTCAGAGCCCTTCTTTTCAtgctgtggtctgtgtgtgcgctgctcCGCAATTCGATTGCTCTAATTGGTTGCAGGTCTATCCAATTGTGTCCAGAAGCACTGTGCTGTGCCACCTTTGATAACACCCCGGAAATGGAAAATTAACTTTCCAGAATTGTTTCGCAAATGCAAGTTTGTCTGGTGAGACTAAAGAGGCGTGGCAGGCAAATTCCCTTTGTGACTATTCGGTTGAACTCGGTTAAATGAGTAAAGGGTGAGCTATGATAAAAGACAAGAGTTTGAGTGGGTTTATGGATTATACCTCAAAGTTTCCCAGCAGACTGAGACTGGCAGGTGGAGCGCTGGCACTGAACAGCTGCTGTGACTCATCCGTGTATCCCTCTCTCTTTGGACACACCCTGAAGGGATAAAACGCAAACACTTGATCGacttgttttcagtgtgtggtgtgtgaaaGAGCCTCCTAAGGTGCTAACATGACAAATATTCTTCGTATGGCAGACTGTGTCCTCTGTCCTGGGTGAGATGCAGTGATCTCACACTGaagttcatttatttgtaaACTAAACGCCATCAGCCATCGCAAAATATTTGAGTTATTCTTCAATATCTTAAATCAATGAAGGAACAGGCAGACAAAAATTTAATTGGTGTCAATTGGTCATACACATCTTtagtcacatacagtatttattaatCAAGCTAATCTtttaaactacaaaaaaaaagagagaatcgTGTATGGAAGCAGAAATTGTTCCTTGGCTGAAATTACTTTAGAAACAAACTATTTAAAACATCTGCTTCATCTAAAGTAGCACTGAGCTGCCACCCACGTCTGCTGTGTGTAGGCACTGCCATGGAGCTGTAAAAGTCTGTCGACGATATCTGTCTGCCATTTTGAGCTGAATGCGTGTGATTCTACACTCAGTCACAGTACAGGCGAGCTTCAGCAGGTGGCAGTGTGACAGGAATCCTCAGCAGAACAGGAGTGACCTACCCTTACCACTGAGAACAACACTCCTATTGTCtgatccacccccccccccccccacacacacacacacacacagctcttcTAAATCCAATTGTTGGTCTTCTCTACTAAAGCTCCTTGGTAATTCTAATAGTAATAATTCACctttaaacacaataaaaacctAGTTTTCCTTGCTTCCAGTTACACATAGCTAGTGAGAAAAACCCGTAGGTTTCAAAATcgtaaaacaaaattaaagagCTGTCCTTTAACAGAGATTAAAACTTCATCGAGCCTGTGAAATTTCCCTCACCTTGCATTTGTGGACAAACAgatctgcagtgacaaaatgtGTACCTTTTCCCAAAGGCCCAAGGCAAACCCTTGCATCCAGCCAGAGAGGAATCCAGGTCAAAGTAGCCTGTTTGAGTTTTCCTCTGAGGAACCTGCATCAGACACACGGCATATGATTAACTGAGAGAAACTGTCCCATGATCCGAGGACGAAGCTCGggagtttcttttgttttttttaaaagtaggAGAAAGCTGTTTTGCTGTTTCTTaatgatttcaaaaatattaatgaatgaCTACATTTATATCATgatgttaatgtgtgatgtgagaTATGAGTGTGTAAGAGAACACTGTGCGAGTGCGATCAAAGGACAGGAAACTGACATGATCAAAGTCATCGACGTGATCAAAGAGTGTGGTAAACTCACAAAGTCAGTGCAACAACTAGTGGGAGTCTGATGGGGAAAACATGAGTCacggcgtgtgtttgtgtgtacatgaaCCTCTGCTAACTTCCTAGTAGCCCAGGGGCAATAAAAGCTGCTGCCAGATAGTTGAGGCCTTTTAAGACAAACATTCGCATGCCCACTTCTTAAACTGTCAGAAGCAGTGTGAGTCATGCTTCAGATGGAATAAAGTAAAGCGTAGTGAATGCGGTGTTATGACAAACACAACTAATACTAATCATAGCTAAGCCAGTAAGTGTTTGAGTGTGCCTGTAGGTCTGTGTGGGAAAGTGTACTTTAATAAATGTACAACGAAGaaagctgttgtgtgtgtgtgtgtgtgtgtgtgtgtgtgtgtgtgtgtgtgtgtgtgtgagtgtgtctcgtACAGGGCTAGAGAGCAGCGGCAGGCCAGTGCAGGGGTGGAAGGCCTTGGTTGCCGTGACGTCTATCGAGTGGCGATTCTGTTTCTTCCAGCTGTTGAAGGGACgcagaggggaggggctggTGGCGCgctggagacggagagagattaTTATTAAGTGTATTCATTCATCTGTATTCATTAACTAATGTTCTGTTAGATCATCATATGCCATTTTATTTACCACTCCGGTCCAGTGCTTCTGGTAAAACACTTTAAACATAAAACTAAAGCATAAGTTTAAAACATAAACTAAagtgtgaaaacagttttggATGGGTCATGTGCCAGACATTTCGTGGCTGGTAGCAGCCTCTAGAGGTGCAGAACCACAATTGCAGATGACTAAATTGGTGATCACTCTAAAGTATATGGACAATCAATACCCACTCAGATAAGAATCTCTTACCAgaacagtgggaggaggagtCATGTCAG
This region includes:
- the LOC118302554 gene encoding cAMP-regulated phosphoprotein 19, with the translated sequence MSGDNEETHTAEETSVDDKEVQDKLISPEKAEEAKLKARYPNLGHKPGGSDLLRKRLQKGQKYFDSGDYNMAKAKIKNKQLPTAAPEKTEEITGDHIPTPQDLPQRKPSLVASKLAG